Proteins encoded in a region of the Xylocopa sonorina isolate GNS202 chromosome 1, iyXylSono1_principal, whole genome shotgun sequence genome:
- the Obp5 gene encoding odorant binding protein 5 encodes MRKTCLQKIDTTEELVEGIQRGEFPDDYNLMCYTNCIMKTLRTFKNGAIDFNMLVKQVDSMMPPDMAARVKDTIQGCRKLEFTGDPCEISYKYVKCYYESDPEAFLFP; translated from the exons ATGCGGAAGACCTGCTTGCAAAAAATCGACACAACCGAAG AGTTGGTCGAGGGAATCCAGAGAGGAGAATTTCCAGACGATTACAATCTGATGTGTTACACGAACTGCATCATGAAGACATTACGAACC TTTAAAAACGGCGCCATTGATTTCAACATGTTGGTCAAGCAAGTGGACTCGATGATGCCACCGGATATGGCAGCCAGAGTGAAGGACACCATACAGGGATGTCGTAAATTAG AATTCACCGGCGATCCATGCGAGATCTCGTACAAATACGTGAAATGCTACTACGAGTCGGACCCGGAAGCGTTCCTCTTCCCTTGA